The region CGGCGTTTGGCTGAATCTGTCCTGGAGAAGATCGAAGTGGTGCTCGGCGCCCGCGGGGCCGCGTGGACGGCTGGGGCGACGCTGCCCGGAGGCGACTTCCCCGTCCAGGGATTCGAAGCCTTGGTCTCTCAACTCAAGAAGGAGGCACCTGATGTCCCTGAAGCAACGATCCGCCGTCTTGCTCGCAACTATGGGACGCGGGCCCGGCAAATCCTTGGGGCCAAGGGAGAACTAGGACGGATCTTCGACGCAGATCTCGGCGAAAACGAGGTTGACTACCTGATGGATCAGGAATGGGCACGAGATGTAGAGGATGTCTTGTGGCGCCGCTCAAAACTGGGCCTCAGGTTCTCGCCTGATAAGACGGCTGCCCTCACAGCCCATATGAAAGCGCGCTTAACCGCGCGTGATAGGGCAGGCAAAAGCACTAGCAACAGCGGATACTTTTAATTTCAAGATTTAGCTTGGCTTCGCATCAGAACAGGCTGCCCATCTAAGTGCGAACAACCAAACGAAACATGGAGGCTGTAATGGCGACGCGCCTGAGCAATGCCATAACCGACCATCTCCCACCAAGCGTTCGACGCCCCCGCTATGACAGGAGAGCCGTCGCCACTGGGATCGTTCATCTTGGTGTGGGGGCGTTCCATCGGGCGCACCAAGCCGTCTATACGGACGATATTCCAGCTCAGGATCCGCGTTGGGGAATTGTGGCTGCAAGCCTACGCAGCCCGGAAACCTACGATGCACTCGCGCCCCAGGACAGCCTCTATACCGTTTCAGTGCGATCACAGGCCGAGGAAGACTTGCGTGTGGTTGGCGCTATCCAGCGTATCATCGTCGCACCAAGAGCTCAGGATGATCTTTTGGACGTGATGACCGATCCGCAGACCCGAATTGTGTCCCTCACAGTGACCGAGAAGGGCTATTGCCACGACCCAGCGACTGGTGCCCTGAACGAAGCCCACCCGGATGTCGTGCATGACCTCGCCCATCCTGGCGCTCCGCGGTCTGCTCTCGGCTTCATCATTGAAGCGTTGCGCCGCCGCCGGGCGAAAGGTGTGCCGCCGTTTACAGTACTCTCCTGTGATAACCTCCCGTCGAACGGCCGAACCGTGCGGCCGGTCCTCACCCGATTTGCGGAACTTGGCGATCCCAAATTCGAACGCTTCGTGGCGGATGAGGTCTCCTGTCCCTCGACCATGGTTGACCGGATCGTTCCCGCGACAACAGACGAAGATCGTAAGCGGATTAGCAATGCCCTGAGCGCGAGCGATGCTTGGCCGGTCGTGACCGAGCCTTTCACGCAATGGGTGATCGAGGACCGCTTCCCGCAGGGACGGCCAGCCTGGGAGAGGGCGGGCGCCGAGTTCGTGGCCGACGTCGAGCCCTACGAGCACATGAAGCTCAGGCTGCTCAACGGAAGCCACTCGACCCTCGCCTATCTCGGCTATCTCTCCGGCTACGAAACTATCGCCGTCACCATGGCCGATCCCGCCTTCGTTAGGCTGATTCAGGGGCTCATGGACGAGGAGGTCACTCCCACGCTCCAGATGCCGCTTGGAGCGGATCTGATCTCGTACAAGCGGGCGCTCATCGAGCGCTTCAAGAACCCGGCCCTGAAGCACCGGACTTGGCAGATCGCGATGGACGCTTCGCAGAAGCTGCCGCAGCGCCTCCTGGGTACGGTGCGCGACCGGCTGCGCGAGGGTGCATCCTTCGATCGGCTCGCCCTCGGAGTTGCGGCTTGGATGTGCTATGTCACGGGCGTGGATGAGAAAGGCGCGCCCATCGACGTGCGCGATCCGATGGCAGCAAGGCTGCGGGAGCTGGCTCAGTCCGCAGGGGGCTCCGCCGAGCGCTTGGCAGAGGAGCTGTTCGTTGTGCGTGAAATTTTCGGGGATGATCTTCCCAAGGACCCGCGCTTCACTGGCGCTGTGACGAATGGCCTAAAGAGCCTGTACGAGAAAGGCGCCAAACGAACCGTTACCAATCTTCCAGGCTGATGAAAACGATGACCAGAGGAGATCAACGAACTAGCCTTTGTTTCGATCAGCATACCCATCCCGTCGGTTCGCCTCGCCGAGATGATTGAGACAGATAGACACCGATGAAATCTGTCGCGCTGACGCAAGCGACAGGAACAGATAGGAGATACAGAAATGTTCGACTCTGCCGCGCTTAAGCAGCTGTTTCCTTTCGAGCACGATATGCTTGCCGAGCGCCAGCCCCCATCCCCAGTTCATCAGCGTGTATACCTCGTTAACGGGGAGCTCCGGTCTTGGAGAGGACCTGTCGAAACGGTCCGGTCGCCTGTGTGCGTGCGTCGGCCGGACGGGTCACTGGAACAGGTCGAGCTTGGGAGCTATCCAGTCGGAGGCGTGGAGGAGGCTGAAGAGGCACTGGCCGCAGCCGTCGCAGCCTACGATGAAGGGCGCGGCGTCTGGCCGACCATGACGGTCGCGGACCGCATCGCCTGCATGCAGAGCTTTACCAACCAGATGGTTGCCCGCCGCCAAGAGGTCGTCAGCCTCATCATGTGGGAGATCGGCAAGAGCCAGGCCGACTCGGAGAAGGAATTCGATCGAACGGTCGACTACATCCGCGCCACCATCGAGGCGCTGAAGGAACTCGACAACAGTAACTCGCGCTTCCTGATCGTTGATGGCACGATCGGGCAGATCCGGCGCACGCCGCTCGGGGTCGTGCTGTGCATGGGCCCCTACAATTATCCGCTCAACGAGACCTTCGCCACGCTGATCCCGGCCCTGATCATGGGCAATACCGTCGTGTTCAAGCCGCCGCGTTATGGCGCCCTGCTGTTCTATCCGCTGCTCGAGGCGTTCCAAAGCGCCTTCCCGAAAGGCGTCATCAATACCGTGTATGGCCGCGGCTCGGTGATCGTGCCCCGCCTGCTCGATTCCGGGAAAGTGAACGTCCTCACCCTCATTGGATCGAGCAAGGTCGCGGATCATTTGAAGAAGCTGCCTCCCAAGGCGCATCGCCTGCGGGCCATTCTCGGCCTCGACGCCAAGAACGCCGCCATTGTGCTGCCGGACGCCGATATCGAGCTGGCCGTCAAGGAATGCCTCCTCGGAAGCCTGTCCTTCAACGGCCAGCGCTGCACGGCCCTGAAGATGCTGATCGTCCATCAGTCGATCGTCGAGTCCTTCCTGCGTCGCTTCACCGAGGAGTTGGACAAGCTCAAGGTGGGCATGCCTTGGGAGAAGGGCGTGAGCATCACACCGCTGCCCGAGCCCGGCAAGGTCGATTACATGACGCAACTGGTCGAGGACGCAAAGGCCAAGGGAGCGAAGGTCGTCAACGAGGGCGGCGGAGCCACCTGCGGAACCCTATTCTATCCGGCGGTCGTATATCCCGTCCAGGAGGGCATGAAGCTCTATCGCGAGGAGCAGTTCGGACCGGTCGTGCCCGTGATGCCGTTCGAGGATCTCGAAACGGCCCTTGAATACGTCATCACGTCTGAACACGGACAGCAGGTCAGCATCTTCAGCTCCAGTCCCGATCAGATTGGCCGCCTTGTTGATCCGCTCGTCAACCAGGTCTGCCGGGTGAACATCAATGCCCAATGCCAGCGCGGGCCGGACGTGTTTCCCTTTACCGGACGAAAGGACTCCGCCGAAGGAACCCTGTCGGTCACCGACGCATTGCGCTCGTTCTCCATCCGCTCCATGATCGCCACGAAGCAGACCGAGGCCAACAAGCAACTGCTCGACGCAATCGTGACCGAGCACAAATCCAACTTCATCAATACGCGGTTCATCTTTTGACGCTACGGCGCTGAGGCGGAGCCAAAGGCAGCCGATTTTCTCAATGAACGAACCCTCTATCCCTCGCGACCAGCCGTTGCGCGGCATCGTGCTCATGCTTGCCGCGCTGGCCTGTTTCTCCTGCTCGGATGCAGCCTCCAAGCTCATCACTGCTACCCTGCCGGCGGTTGAGGTCGCGTGGCTACG is a window of Microvirga ossetica DNA encoding:
- a CDS encoding mannitol dehydrogenase family protein translates to MATRLSNAITDHLPPSVRRPRYDRRAVATGIVHLGVGAFHRAHQAVYTDDIPAQDPRWGIVAASLRSPETYDALAPQDSLYTVSVRSQAEEDLRVVGAIQRIIVAPRAQDDLLDVMTDPQTRIVSLTVTEKGYCHDPATGALNEAHPDVVHDLAHPGAPRSALGFIIEALRRRRAKGVPPFTVLSCDNLPSNGRTVRPVLTRFAELGDPKFERFVADEVSCPSTMVDRIVPATTDEDRKRISNALSASDAWPVVTEPFTQWVIEDRFPQGRPAWERAGAEFVADVEPYEHMKLRLLNGSHSTLAYLGYLSGYETIAVTMADPAFVRLIQGLMDEEVTPTLQMPLGADLISYKRALIERFKNPALKHRTWQIAMDASQKLPQRLLGTVRDRLREGASFDRLALGVAAWMCYVTGVDEKGAPIDVRDPMAARLRELAQSAGGSAERLAEELFVVREIFGDDLPKDPRFTGAVTNGLKSLYEKGAKRTVTNLPG
- a CDS encoding NADP-dependent glyceraldehyde-3-phosphate dehydrogenase, whose protein sequence is MFDSAALKQLFPFEHDMLAERQPPSPVHQRVYLVNGELRSWRGPVETVRSPVCVRRPDGSLEQVELGSYPVGGVEEAEEALAAAVAAYDEGRGVWPTMTVADRIACMQSFTNQMVARRQEVVSLIMWEIGKSQADSEKEFDRTVDYIRATIEALKELDNSNSRFLIVDGTIGQIRRTPLGVVLCMGPYNYPLNETFATLIPALIMGNTVVFKPPRYGALLFYPLLEAFQSAFPKGVINTVYGRGSVIVPRLLDSGKVNVLTLIGSSKVADHLKKLPPKAHRLRAILGLDAKNAAIVLPDADIELAVKECLLGSLSFNGQRCTALKMLIVHQSIVESFLRRFTEELDKLKVGMPWEKGVSITPLPEPGKVDYMTQLVEDAKAKGAKVVNEGGGATCGTLFYPAVVYPVQEGMKLYREEQFGPVVPVMPFEDLETALEYVITSEHGQQVSIFSSSPDQIGRLVDPLVNQVCRVNINAQCQRGPDVFPFTGRKDSAEGTLSVTDALRSFSIRSMIATKQTEANKQLLDAIVTEHKSNFINTRFIF